Proteins from a genomic interval of Rhodothermales bacterium:
- the mnmE gene encoding tRNA uridine-5-carboxymethylaminomethyl(34) synthesis GTPase MnmE, which produces MEPTIAAIATARGEAALAIVRVSGPEAIAIVDSVFAGPRSGLRGAPSHTAWFGRVRDGDGRVLDQVVATLFRAPRSSTGEDVVELTCHGGHQAPDSVLEALLKAGAAPAAPGEFTKRGFLNGKLDLEQAEAVIDLIHSRSRAAQRVALRQLQGRLKERLSGMRADLLRLCGLVELELDFGEEDVEFADRPEIAELLNGLASTLDELLSSARFVPQWRDGIRVVIAGRPNAGKSTLLNALLGQERVIVSDTPGTTRDFVEAEVTLDGLLLRVTDTAGLRETQDSIEMEGVRRADDRIREADVLIYLYDAQVGLSEPEAAYLAELDKARPAMSRVVVANKADLVAGSGRTAHLRLSASAATRRPEALDPLLEALRDALPEELRDYESAEGMINQRHMSHLREAKRATASARSVLEAGLGGELLSLELRAALQALGSITGEVTNEDILGEIFSRFCIGK; this is translated from the coding sequence GTGGAGCCGACGATCGCCGCGATCGCTACAGCTCGCGGTGAAGCCGCGCTGGCCATTGTCCGTGTTTCCGGACCGGAGGCCATAGCCATCGTAGACTCTGTATTCGCCGGACCCCGGTCCGGTCTGAGGGGGGCGCCGAGCCACACCGCCTGGTTTGGACGTGTGAGGGATGGAGATGGACGGGTCCTGGATCAGGTTGTGGCTACCCTGTTTCGTGCGCCGCGTTCGTCAACAGGCGAGGATGTCGTGGAGCTTACGTGTCACGGAGGACACCAGGCACCCGACTCCGTGCTCGAGGCACTGCTGAAGGCCGGAGCTGCGCCAGCCGCCCCGGGAGAGTTCACCAAACGGGGCTTCCTCAACGGAAAGCTGGATCTGGAGCAGGCGGAAGCGGTGATCGATTTGATCCATTCGAGGTCACGCGCCGCGCAGCGCGTCGCGCTCCGGCAGCTCCAGGGCCGACTCAAGGAGCGGTTGTCCGGCATGCGGGCGGACTTGCTCAGGCTATGCGGCCTGGTCGAGTTGGAACTGGACTTCGGGGAGGAAGATGTCGAATTCGCCGACCGGCCCGAGATTGCCGAGTTGCTGAATGGTCTGGCCTCCACACTGGACGAGCTGCTCTCGAGTGCTCGCTTTGTTCCGCAGTGGCGAGACGGCATCCGTGTCGTGATTGCGGGGCGGCCAAATGCAGGTAAATCGACCCTCCTCAACGCCCTGCTGGGGCAGGAACGGGTGATTGTGAGCGACACGCCCGGCACCACAAGGGATTTTGTTGAGGCGGAGGTGACGCTCGATGGACTCTTGCTCCGGGTCACAGATACGGCTGGACTCAGGGAGACGCAGGATTCCATAGAAATGGAAGGCGTACGTCGCGCAGATGACCGAATCCGGGAGGCGGACGTGCTGATCTACCTGTATGACGCGCAGGTCGGACTCTCCGAGCCGGAAGCAGCCTACCTGGCAGAGTTGGACAAGGCGAGACCAGCCATGAGCCGGGTTGTTGTGGCCAACAAGGCGGATCTGGTCGCCGGATCAGGACGCACTGCCCATCTACGGCTCAGTGCATCGGCCGCCACGCGCCGTCCAGAAGCGCTCGATCCACTTCTGGAGGCGCTACGGGATGCCCTCCCGGAAGAGCTTCGCGACTACGAGTCGGCGGAGGGCATGATCAACCAGCGTCACATGAGCCACCTCCGGGAGGCCAAGCGGGCGACGGCCTCCGCACGCTCTGTCCTGGAGGCCGGCCTGGGAGGAGAATTGCTCTCGCTGGAACTCCGCGCTGCCCTGCAGGCGTTGGGAAGCATTACGGGAGAGGTAACGAACGAAGACATCCTCGGAGAGATCTTCAGTCGATTCTGTATCGGGAAATGA